The genomic segment AACAGGACATGGGCCATGTTGGAAAGGACAAGCATCCTGCTGGTGTGACAGGTCCAGAGGGGTCTTGCTCTTTCACTGACGCCCGCAGGACTCCTGCCACCCACTCCGCCAGTGCAAGGGCCTCAGCTGGGAAGGGCTAGTGGGGGAAGCTTGCCTCACccccagacaggcaggacaggggaCACTCCTGGGAGGCCTGCCCTAGCTTTCCAGCCATGGGAGGAGAGGGTCTGTGGACCAGTGTCTCTAGAAGTTAAGCCAGGCCTGGCCGGCCGGAGAGGGTATCCTGCAGGGAGTTGGTGGGCTCCCGGGAACTAGCTTCCATGGGCCTGAGGTCGCCGCCTTGCGGGGATCTCCAGACACAATCTCTGGACACTCTGGAACCCTCCGGTGGGGGGGCGGCCCTGCTCACAGGAATCCTGAGCAGGGGTCAGAAAGGGCAGCGGCATGGAGGGGTCAAGGGCCGGGGTCCAGTGCTAGATGATGCCGTACTGggccagctcatgcagctccaggTGGTTGAAGGCCTCCCATGGGCAGATGACAGTGATGTCTGCAGGACAAGGGGGCCAGTGAGTCCAGGAGGGTCCCATGGCCCCAGGAGCCACCAACCCCTCCGGGCCCTGTTGTCCACACCCCAATGGTGAGAGTACAAGTCCAGGGTGTACAGCCCTCTTTTCAGGACATACCACCTTTGGGGTGTGTCGAATGGGCGCCCTGCCCAGGAAGAGAGTGGGTGCagcaggcccagggagggggccAGAGGAAGGTGGGCCTtgctgctggggggaggggacagcaaGAGCTTTGGTCTTTTCCAGCCCCTCCAAGCACTCGGTGGACCCGCTGAGTAGGAACAACCCCACTCGGGTGGTGTCTGAAGCTTgaagttgggaaaaaaaaatgaaggacagCTGGAGGTGGTGCCCTAAGTGAGCCTCTGCCTGAGGAAGCAGGGGCAGGGTTGATGGGGCCCCAGGCACACTGGGGGGTGGGCAAGTGGGGGGGACCTGGGTGGACGCTAGTGGCCGTCATACCTGTTCCCAGGCCTTCCATTCCGGGGATGTCGTCACCAAACCTACAAGAACAGAGCGGTCAGGGCCAGGAAGAGCGGAGAGGGGGTGTGCATACACTTGAGTGCAGGTTCCTGGGAACGCGGTGTGTCTGAGTGTGTCCTGGGTGTGTACACGTGGGGCTCTTTGGGTGCAGGGAGACATATCAGTTGGTGGGGCTGTGGCTGAGTGTCTGGGTGGCCGCGGGTGGGTGTGCTTTCCGGACAAGAACAGCTAGAGAGGGTGACAGGAGCCCCGCCCCCCGagtcccctccaccccccgccccccatgccAGGGAATGGGGGACGCTGAGACAGGCCGGCTCAGGCCCTCAAGACCCGCACCACCTGCTTAAGAGGATGGGACCACCTTCCACCAGGAAAGGGTGGCTGaggccccacccagccccccaACCTGAAGGCCCCTGCCATGGCCTCTAGCACCAGAAAGGCCCCATCTCCCTCCTGTGCAGCAGGTGGGCCCTCCACCCCCCTCAGGGCCAGCCCTCCCACAGCTCTGCTCACCCTTGGACGCCTTTCTTGGGGGGCTTGCTCTTGAACTGCCTGGTTTGCCGCTGCTTAAATTTGGGGGGCCCTTTCCTGGGAGTGACAGGCCCCCCAATCACCCTGGTGGCCGGCCGGATCTCGGCCTTCGGCGGCTCCAGGTTCATGGCCAGGCTGGCAGAGACCCCGCGGTGACCTTCGGCTTCTGGACTCCCTCACGCTGTGGGCCCTCCTGCTTCCGACCCACCTCTCAGGTCTCAACCCACCAGAGCAGAGGAAACCCTGAAACATGAGACCCACCGGTCCCCAGTATGACTCAAACAGCAGCCCCCTGTCCCAGGGAGCCCCAGGCAGGGGCTGAGAGTGCTGGGTGGCCCCCCGGTGTGCCCCTCCTCACTGCCTCCCCCTTCTCCTGCATTCCCCATCCCAATCCCTGGGGTGGGACACTTGGCCTCATTCATGGTGGCATGTTAGGCACCTAGCGGTGCCAATAACGGTAACCCGAGAAATGGGAGGGCAGGGTGCCcgggcaggggaggggcctgtGTCACAATGAAACGCCCAGGCGAGCTGTGTAGCCCTGGCCCCAGCAGCGTCTTCCCTCTGCTGGTAAATACCCTACCTCCCCcgtcccaccccccaccccgccccagccaCTCACTGGGCACCAGCATCACCTGCTGGTGTCCTTGAACCCACTGCACAGGGtgacctcccctcctcctctcccccggAGTCCCCCCCTCGAGGCCCTAAGCCCTGGTGACCTAGGCCAGGGGCAGCTCACCTTCCTCTAAGCCTATTAGCACCAGAGGGAGACCCTAATTCCTCAGGGTCCACTATAAGCCCAGAAAGTTCTGGGGCTAAGTACATGATGCAGAGAGGAGCCACTGCCCTGGCACTGAGCCGGTGCTCAGGCACCACTTCTTGGGTCCTGTTTcttgcccccctccccacttGTGGGCTGCAATGCCTGACTCCAGCCTGGGGCCACCGCTAGCTGCCTGTTAGAGTATTAGGGGCTGAGATCAACCGGGAGGCAAGAACAGGTGGTTCTACCAGCGAGGAAGGCCTGGTTGTAGGTGCCGGGGCACCTGGGATTCGGTGGACCCCACTGTGGACCTTCCTTCCCTAAGGTTCGGTCTCTGTGCCGGGACCAGCAGCAGCCTGAGAGGAACCAGGGGACAGGAGCTGGATCTACACGGGGTCCAAGTTGGACAGCAGCAGGTCTGGTGGCCCCGGCTGCTCAAACCCCACAACACCCACTCCTCACAGCCTAGGTAGTGTAGGCCCAGCTGGACCCCTTCTCTAGTCCCAGGCCACAGGCCTGGCGTGGGCAGCTCTGAGCCCTGATAGAGAGCCAACTATCAGATGCTGTTCCCATGGAAACCGCTGCCCAAGCTGCCCCGGCCGTAGCCTGGCCTGTGGCTGGTGCCCACTCAGGTTGGCTGACTGTGTGTGGCCTGAGGCTCCGAGACCACTGCTAGCCTGGGGGACAGCCTGCACCACTATTTGGCACGAGGAACAGAGGAGGTGATGGGCTGGGTGTCCTCTCTGAACAGGGCAGTAGGTGGCCTCCCCCAGACCCAGACCTCAGGATGGTGGTGAAAATCCCGCCCACTCCTCACCTTCTGGGCAGATACCCACTAACGCCCTTGGGTAAGTGGCCACCAGGAAAAGCAACCTGGGAAGGTCATTACTCACCAAGTACCAGGGCAGGTCTCAGGGGACCATGGGTGTGAGTGGCAGGCCTCCCTTAGGCAGGGTGCTGGCTGGGCATTTATCCTGCAGCTGGGTAATCTGATTAGGACTGTGCCTTGACACCACACTAATGAGATTGTGGGGTGGGTAGCAGCACCGAGGACTCCCTGAGATGGGGGAAGGGGCTCAGGTGCGGTCAAGGGCCTGAAGGAAGGACGAGCAGGGGGCAGGGTCAGGGCAGGAACGGGACGTGTGACCATGAACAGCCCGACTCTCCTGaagctgctcttttttttttttttttttttcggtacgtgggcctctcaccgctgtggcctctcccgttgtggagcacaggctccggacgcgcatgctcagcggccatggctcatgggcctagctgctccgcggcatgtgggatcttcctggtccggggcatgaacccgtgtcccctgcatcggcaggcagactctcaaccactgcgccaccagggaagcccgaagctgCTCATTTTTGAAGCAAGGATGAGACGGCACTGGCTGCTGTCTTAGGCCTCCCCACCCTTACTATCCTGACTGCTGAGGAACCTGCCTTTGTGGCCCCCAAAACTCTGCATAGCCTGTCCCGATCCACTTCTTTGGCCTCACCTCTCATCCCTTCCTCTTGCTCTCTGTGCTCCAAGGAGCCTcttccaccccagggcctttgcacctactGCTCATGCCATGTGGTGCATTTTCTATTGTacatc from the Delphinus delphis chromosome 19, mDelDel1.2, whole genome shotgun sequence genome contains:
- the PDE6G gene encoding retinal rod rhodopsin-sensitive cGMP 3',5'-cyclic phosphodiesterase subunit gamma, which produces MNLEPPKAEIRPATRVIGGPVTPRKGPPKFKQRQTRQFKSKPPKKGVQGFGDDIPGMEGLGTDITVICPWEAFNHLELHELAQYGII